The stretch of DNA TGAGGGAGGAGAAGTCCGGCGTTCGCCCCTTTCACTAAGTAGAGCCCGTGTTTCCCTACCTCGATCTCAGAGATGTCGGATATCTTCTTGAGCGGAGTGAGGACTGAAATCTCGATCTCCACCTTATCTATCTCCGAGGGTTTCATCGGAGGGAATCTTGGGTCGCGGGTGGCAGCGTTTATCGTGTTGGCGATCACCGCCCGGTAGATGGGTAGAACTCCTTGGATATAACCGATACAGCCCCTTAGCTTTCCCTTCTTTTTCAGGGTGACGAAGACCCCACTTTTCTCGAGGAGCTTTGGGGTAATATCGTATCTATCTAAGGTGACATTGGGGCTTTTCTTTTCGGTGAGGTAGGAGCGGAGGGTATCCCGAGCTAACTTGAGCAGAGTTTCCTTCTCCTGAGGAAGCAGTTTTTCCCGTCTGGGGGTGAAGCAGATCGAGGTATAGGAGACACAATCGGTATAGTTGCCGGTGATCTCCCCCGAGGTGTAATAGGACAGGACCTCCGCATAATAATTCTTGTCAAGGATCTTAAGAAGAGTAGCTATGGGGCGGAAACCGCAAATGGTGGCGCCGGTATCCTTTTTGTATTTTAGGAAACCGGTAAAGTCGAAGTTCACTATCCTCTCTATCGCCCCGTAATTTAGTTTTTGCAAGTTTTTCTTTATTTCCTTGGTAAACGGAGTGTAATTGAACCTCCGCCCGTAATGGACGAAGTCGGAGCTCGCCACAATAAGGGTATGTTCATCGACAAGGGGTGCTATTGCTTTAGCTACCTTGTCGTAATCCTTTTCGCTTAATTCCCCGAACACCATTGGGATGATGGTGAATTTCTTTCCCGCAAGTATTGTTTGGAGCAGAGGAAGCTGTATCTCCACCGAGTGCTCCCGTTTATGTGCCTCGGGGTAGGTGGTGAATGGTTTGTGCTTTAGGAGTTTTCTTGCCTTCTCCCAATCGAGGGGGACCTCGCCGAGTGGTGTCTCGTAAGCCTTTACCTTCGGGATCGATACACCGTGGAAGTAGGTATAGTGGGTGGGTCCCATAATGATAACCCTTCTTATATCCTCCCCGCGAATGGTGGCATAAGCCATCGCCGCTGCCGGACCGGAGTACTGGTAACCGGCATGGGGGACGATGAGCGCTCTTACTTCACCGTAGAAGTTGACCTTGGGCACCCGAGAAAAAAGGCTCGATAACATCTTTTGTAATTCCGCCTTGTCCGCAGGATACCAGCTCCCAGCGATGGCGGATTTCCTCACCTTGGTGGGCGTCTTCTCGTTGGGAAGGGCGAAGTCCGCCACCAGAAGGAGGATTATCACCAATAAGATGACGGTTCGTTTCATTTTCTCCCCTCTTTTTTCTTCTGGACTTCATTATAAGCCGAAAGGTGGGTGATTGCAAACGCGCCCTTTGATCAGAAGAGGGGGTATCTTCTTTTTTGTGAATGGGTTATCTTTCTTTGAAAATCTCCGTTTCCTCCTTAATTTATCTACAGTTAAAGCCCCTCACTGCGGGATAATTTTTTGCTTGACATCAAATATCTCTTGTGTAAAAATCCGCAGTTAATATCAGGTGGGAGGGGGGGTGAAATGATATCTATCACCATTAAAAACCTACGGAAGAAGGGCCAAGAGAGAGCCTAAAATCCCCTATAACCTAAATAGAGGAAATCTGGCTTAATAAAAAATTAAAGGGGAGGTTTACCAAAATGAAGGAGCAAGGTGATAGAAGGCGAGTGATGATATTTGACACAACCCTCAGGGACGGTGAGCAGAGCCCCGGGGCATCCCTTACTGATAGGGAGAAGTTGATGATCGCCAAGCAGTTGGCGAGATTGGGGGTTGATGTGATCGAGGCGGGGTTCCCCATCGCTTCTCAGGGTGATTTCGAGGCGGTGAAGTTGATCGCAGAGAATGTGAAGGGTCCAGTGATCTGCGGGCTGGCGAGGGCGAATGATGCTGACATCGATCGCTGTTGGGAAGCGGTGAAAAACGCCTATAGGCCAAGGATTCACACCTTCATTGCCACCTCTCCCATCCACCGAGAAAAGAAACTGAAAAAGAGTAAAGAGGAGATCCTCAAATTAGCCGTCGCCGCGGTGAAGAGGGCGAGGAGTTATTGTGACGATGTCGAGTTCTCCCCGGAGGATGCGACGAGGACGGAGATCGACTATCTTGCCGAAGTGTTGAAAGCGGTGATCGATGCAGGGGCAACCGTGGTGAACATCCCGGATACGGTGGGTTATGCGGAACCAGGGGAGTTTGGGAATATGATCCGGGAGCTTTTTGAGCGCGTACCCGAGATGAAGGAGGTAACGGTAAGTGTCCATTGCCACAACGATTTGGGAAATGCTGTTGCCAATTCCCTCGCTGCGGTAAAGAACGGAGCAACCCAGGTGGAATGCTGTATAAACGGGATAGGAGAACGGGCGGGGAACGCCTCTACCGAGGAAGTGGTGATGAACCTGGTAACGCGGAAGGATTACTTCAATGTGGAAGTTGGGGTAAATACGAAGGAGATCTACCGCACCAGTAAGATGGTATCGAGCCTGACCGGTTTAGAGATTCCGAGGAACAAAGCAGTGGTTGGAGAGAACGCCTTTGCCCACGAGGCGGGGATCCACCAGCACGGCGTGCTCTGCAGTAGGGAGACCTACGAGATAATGACCCCTGCTATGGTGGGATGGAGTGGGGAGAGCTTGGTTATAGGGAAACACTCCGGGAAACACGCGATAACCGCTTTATTGAAAGAGGAGGGTTATACCCTCACTGACGAGCAGATCAACGAGATAACAGCAAGGGTGAAGGAGCTGGCAGATAAGCAGAAGTTTGTGGAGAAGGACGATGTGATCGCCATCGCCAACGATGTTATCCATCGCCTCTCAGAGAAGGAGCAGGTCATAAGGCTCGAAGAGTTCATAGTGGCGACAGGGAACGGGTTCACCCCCACCGCTTCGGTGAAGCTATCCATCGAGGGGGAAACCAAGATGGGGGTGGGAACCGGTGTCGGTTCCGTCGATGCTTTGAGCCATGCCATCCAGAGTGTAATCGATCCCTCCCTACGACTGGTCGATTTCCACATAAAGGCGATTACTGGAGGAACGGATGCTCTGGCTGATGTATCGATAAAGCTGGCGGATAAGGATGGGAACATCTTCTCCGCAAGGGCGGTGAACGAGGATGTGGTCAGGGCAAGTGCAATGGCAATGCTTAAGGGAGCGAACAAAGCCCTTAGCTTCCAGAGGAACGAGAAAGGAGGCGAGCGGTAGTGGGGGCGACGATTACCGAGAAGATACTGGCAAAACACGCGGGGAGGGAAAGAGTTTCCCCAGGCGAGTTGCTGAATGTGGATATAGATCTCGTTCTGGCGCATGAGGTTACCACCCCACCTGCGATAAGCGAGCTGGAGAAATTAGGCATCGACAGGGTGTTCGATCCGGAGAGGATAGTGGTGACCCCGGATCATTTCGTTCCCAACAAGGACGAAAGAAGCGCTGATCTCGCCAAGCGCCTTAGGGATTGGGTAAAGAGGCACAACATAAAGCACTATTACGAGGTAGGCAGGCACGGCATCTGCCACACGATGTTGATTGAACAGGGGCATATCGGTCCTGGGATGATAGTGGTAGCTGGCGATTCTCATACCTGTACCCACGGTGTTATGGGCGCCTTCGGTTGGGGGGTAGGAAGTACCGAGCTCGCTGCGGCGATCGCCACGGGAAAGCTATGGCTGGAGGTTCCGGAGACGATCAAGGTGGTGGTAGAGGGTGAGCTTCCCAAGGGGGTATATTCCAAGGATGTGATCCTCTATGTATTGTCGCAGATCGGCGTTTCCGGAGCAACGGATAAGGTTCTCGAGTTTGCTGGCTCGACGATAGATGAGTTGGAGGTGGAAGACCGGGCTACCATCACCAATATGGCTGTGGAGGCGGGAGCAACGGTGGGGATAATAAATCCAGACCAGAAGGTATTCGATTATCTCAGTAAGAGGACGAACAAGAAGTTCGACCCGGTCAGTTCAGATCCCGATGCGGAGTATTCCCAGGTTCATTGCTTCGAGGTGAGCTCCCTTGAGCCCCTGGTGGGGGTTCCTCCTCTCCCCTCAAACGGGAAGCCGGTTGGTGAGCTCAAAGGGGTGAAGATAGATCAGGCGGTGGTGGGTTCCTGCACCAACGGGAGGATCCAGGATCTAAGGGAGGCAGCTAAGATATTGAAGGGGCGGAAGGTTGCTCCCTTCGTACGGATGATAGTGATCCCAGCGACCACGAGTATATGGAAGCAAGCTCTTAAGGAAGGGCTTTTCGACATCTTCACTGAGGCAGGAGCAGCGGTATCGACCCCTACCTGTGGTCCTTGTCTCGGTGCCCATATGGGGGTTCTCGCTGCTGGGGAGGTAGCCATCGCCTCTACCAACCGCAATTTCGTGGGCAGGATGGGATCTCCGAAATCCTCCGTTTATATAGCGAGTCCGGCAACGGTTGCTGCCTCTGCCGTAAGAGGAGAGATAACGGACCCAAGGGAGTTCCTGTAAAGGATGTTTCGGTGAGCGCTATGGGAAATAAAATCAAGGGAAAAGCTTATGTTTACGACCGGGATGATATCGATACCGATATGATCATCCCGGCAAGCTATCTCAACACCGACGACCCGAGGGAGCTCGTGGAACACGCTATGGAAGCGATAGATCCCGACTTCCCGAAGAAAGTGGCTGAGATGGGGATTGAGATAGTAGTGGGCGGGGAGAATTTCGGCTGTGGCTCAAGTAGAGAGCATGCGATATGGTGCCTTACGGGACAGGGGATTAAGGCGGTTGTCGCCTCCTCCTTCGCCCGGATATTCTTCAGGAACTGCGTAAATTATGGGTTGCTCCCGGCTATATGTCCTGGTGCCAGCAAGAGGATACGAACCGGAGATGAGATAGAGATAGATATTGCCGAGGGTTTGGTGAGGAATTTGACGAGGAAGGAGGAGTACCGCTTGAAGCCGTTGCCCGATTTCGCAATGGAGATAGTTACCGCTGGAGGTCTCCTCAGGTATATCAAGAGGAAGCTGGAGGAAGGAAGATGAGGAAGCATAGGATAGCGCTGATCCCCGGTGATGGGATAGGACCCGAGGTTATCGCCGAAGGGGTGAAGGTGATCGAGGCGGCGGGGGAGGTTCATAACTTTGAGGTGGAGTATATAACCTACGATATCGGGGCGGATCGGTATCTTGCCACCGGCGAGCTGATGACGGAGGAAACCCTTAAGGAGATAGGGGAGAGATGCGAAGCGATATATCTGGGGGCGGTTGGTGATCCTCGGGTAAAGCCGGGGATCCTGGAGAAAGAGATCCTCTTAAAGACCCGATTCTACTTCGATCAGTATGTGAACCTGAGGCCGATCAAGCTCCTCAAGGGTGTGTGGTCTCCTCTGAAGGATAAGGGACCCGCGGATATTGATTTTACGGTGGTGAGAGAGAACACGGAGGATTTCTATGTCGGGCTCGGGAAGCGGACTAAGGAGGGAAAGAGCCATCACCATCTTGAGTTGCTGAGGTCACTTTATAAGTTGAGGTTGGGGGTAGATGTTGAGCTCGATGGTTCGGATATAGCCTATCAGATCGGGATCACCAGCAAGAGGGGGGCGGAGAGGATTATAAGGTATGCCTTTGAGCTCGCCAAGAAGGAGAAAGCGGAGGTTGTCCATGTAGTCGATAAGGCAAATGTCCTCACCGAGATGTACGGATTGTGGCGGGAGATGGTAGCGGAGGTAGGAGCCTCATATCCGGAGATAAAATATGAGTTTATCTATGTAGATGCGATGGCTATGTGGTTGGTGAGGGAGCCGGAGCGGTTCAAGGTGGTCCTCACCCCAAATATGTTCGGCGACATCATCACCGATCTTGGTGCGATGTTGCAGGGCGGGCTTGGGTTGGCTCCAGGAGGGAATATAAACCCTGATGGGGTGTCGATGTTTGAGCCGATCCATGGGAGCGCCCCCGAGCTCAAAGGGACGAATACCGCCAATCCTCTGGCTACCATCTGGGCAGGAGCGCTTATGTTGGCTGAGATCGGGGAGGAGAAATCAAAGAACTTGATCGTCAAGGCGATAGAGAGGGTTATCGAAGAGGGGAAGGTAAGAACAAGGGATATGGGGGGTAGTAATACTACCAGCGAAGTAGGGGATGCAGTAGCCGATAAGGTCAGGGAGTTGGGCGAGATGTAGAGGATGTAAGATCCGGGATAGAGAATGAAGGGGACAGCCGATGAGGCTGTCCCCATATTATTTTTCCCCTTTAGAGAGGAGACTGGAACCTTTCTTGATCGCTATAAAATAAGATTTATTGTTGTAAGTTGGAAAAAAGAAGGATAAAATAGAAATTCTAAAAATTATGCTGGTGATGGAAATGGAGCGGACGCTGGTTCTGAATTCGAGCTATCAGCCGATAAATGTGATCAACTGGCGACGGGCGATCACTATGCTTTTCCTCAATAAGGTGGAGGTGATTGAGGAGTACGATCGTGAGGTAAGGAGCGTCTCTCTTTCTTTGAGGGTGCCTTCGGTACTCAGGGTGATCAACTTCATACCAGAAAAGAGGATAAGGAAGAGACTGAAGCTCACCCGGACCAATGTCTTCATCCGTGACCGTTATCGCTGTCAGTATTGTGGCAAGGAGTTTCCTGCCTCGGAGCTCACCTTGGACCATGTTATTCCTCTCACCCGGGGAGGAGATCATTCCTGGGAAAACCTGGTGACCGCTTGTAAGGGTTGTAATAACCGGAAAGGGGCGAGAACGCCTTCCGAGGCAGGGATGAAGCTTTTGAGGGAGCCTCGCGTCCCTTCTTATTTTGTTGGATCGAATTTCCTCATCGATCCAGCATACATTCCACAAACTTGGCGGGTTTATCTTTGCCTTCAGGGGGCGAAATAGGCTTTTTATCTTATCCGGCAGGTGAAGAGGTACTTGCCTATCTCTATCTTATCCCCGTTATTTAGGGTGATTTCTGTGATCTTCTTCCCGTTTACCTTGGTTGAGCTCAACCCTCCCTGGTGAATGATAGCAAAGGAGCCATCCTCTTTCTGCTCTATTGTCGCCTGGACTTTGCCGATGAACATACCTTCAAGTTTCAGGTTAGCTTCGTTACTCGTTCCGATGAAGAAGGGGAAGCGGTCTACCCGGAAAACGCGCCGGTTGGGAAAGACGAGTTCCAAAACCCTTCCTTCTTTTTTATTGGCAGCCTGTTGGATCTGGCGGAAGAAGGAAGTATCGACCAGGACGGTTTTTTTGTCTTTAGTAGCGGTCTCTGGTAAACCAGGAGAGGGCTTTTTCCCTTCCTCGAAGATCAACCGGTGCTCTCCGATGAATATCTCATCCCCATGTTTAAGCTGTTTTTTGGTTACTTTAATCCCATTCACAAAGGTGCCGTTTACCGAGTTCAGATCCTCGATGTAGAACTTTCCTCCCTCCTCCACCACTCGGGCATGCTTTCTTGAAACCGCTGGATTGGCAATTACCACATCATTCTCTGAGCTCCTTCCGATGGTAAGGACCTTCCCCTTTATGGGGAATCTACCCACCACATTATCCTTTAACTTGAGGGTTACGGTGGGTCTTGGTCTGGTGAAGAAGCCAACAATATCCTCCGGCAGCTCCAATTCTGGAAAGCCGGAATCTATTGCCGGGTTTATCACAATGTCTTGGTAGATATCTATTTCAAGGGGTTTTTCCTTCGCCTTGCTATAGATGAATACCAGAAGCTGCTCAAGAGGGGTTTCCTCCCGAATCGCCTCCGTCTCCTCAGCGAAGTAAAGGGCGGTTGGTTCTCCTCCAATACAGATAGCGATGGAAACCTTTTCTCCATCACTTATGGATAAGACGGTATCCTTCCCCTCCACTTGAATCTTCTCTACAACCTCCTCTACATCCACCAGATCAGTAGTAGCCTGCATCGTTGGGCTATGCTGGAATAAACAGATGATGCTTTTTACCAATGCCTCATCGGTGTAAAAGAATGAAAGAAGTGGCGCAGAGAGTTTGGAGTAGTTTTTGAAAAATTCCCGAATGGGTATCGAACTAAAC from Acidobacteriota bacterium encodes:
- a CDS encoding HNH endonuclease codes for the protein MERTLVLNSSYQPINVINWRRAITMLFLNKVEVIEEYDREVRSVSLSLRVPSVLRVINFIPEKRIRKRLKLTRTNVFIRDRYRCQYCGKEFPASELTLDHVIPLTRGGDHSWENLVTACKGCNNRKGARTPSEAGMKLLREPRVPSYFVGSNFLIDPAYIPQTWRVYLCLQGAK
- a CDS encoding FHA domain-containing protein, with the protein product MKSLQFPRQGALFEDIASPLDKFNERFRYALRENALTDGFFSLKGDKSDHYLFITEGRIHSAGTIKEKEFSSIPIREFFKNYSKLSAPLLSFFYTDEALVKSIICLFQHSPTMQATTDLVDVEEVVEKIQVEGKDTVLSISDGEKVSIAICIGGEPTALYFAEETEAIREETPLEQLLVFIYSKAKEKPLEIDIYQDIVINPAIDSGFPELELPEDIVGFFTRPRPTVTLKLKDNVVGRFPIKGKVLTIGRSSENDVVIANPAVSRKHARVVEEGGKFYIEDLNSVNGTFVNGIKVTKKQLKHGDEIFIGEHRLIFEEGKKPSPGLPETATKDKKTVLVDTSFFRQIQQAANKKEGRVLELVFPNRRVFRVDRFPFFIGTSNEANLKLEGMFIGKVQATIEQKEDGSFAIIHQGGLSSTKVNGKKITEITLNNGDKIEIGKYLFTCRIR
- a CDS encoding 3-isopropylmalate dehydratase small subunit; its protein translation is MGNKIKGKAYVYDRDDIDTDMIIPASYLNTDDPRELVEHAMEAIDPDFPKKVAEMGIEIVVGGENFGCGSSREHAIWCLTGQGIKAVVASSFARIFFRNCVNYGLLPAICPGASKRIRTGDEIEIDIAEGLVRNLTRKEEYRLKPLPDFAMEIVTAGGLLRYIKRKLEEGR
- the amrB gene encoding AmmeMemoRadiSam system protein B, which codes for MKRTVILLVIILLLVADFALPNEKTPTKVRKSAIAGSWYPADKAELQKMLSSLFSRVPKVNFYGEVRALIVPHAGYQYSGPAAAMAYATIRGEDIRRVIIMGPTHYTYFHGVSIPKVKAYETPLGEVPLDWEKARKLLKHKPFTTYPEAHKREHSVEIQLPLLQTILAGKKFTIIPMVFGELSEKDYDKVAKAIAPLVDEHTLIVASSDFVHYGRRFNYTPFTKEIKKNLQKLNYGAIERIVNFDFTGFLKYKKDTGATICGFRPIATLLKILDKNYYAEVLSYYTSGEITGNYTDCVSYTSICFTPRREKLLPQEKETLLKLARDTLRSYLTEKKSPNVTLDRYDITPKLLEKSGVFVTLKKKGKLRGCIGYIQGVLPIYRAVIANTINAATRDPRFPPMKPSEIDKVEIEISVLTPLKKISDISEIEVGKHGLYLVKGANAGLLLPQVATEFGWNRRQFLEAVSEKAGLEKDAWKRGAEIYIFEAQVFSEKKKH
- a CDS encoding 3-isopropylmalate dehydratase large subunit, whose amino-acid sequence is MGATITEKILAKHAGRERVSPGELLNVDIDLVLAHEVTTPPAISELEKLGIDRVFDPERIVVTPDHFVPNKDERSADLAKRLRDWVKRHNIKHYYEVGRHGICHTMLIEQGHIGPGMIVVAGDSHTCTHGVMGAFGWGVGSTELAAAIATGKLWLEVPETIKVVVEGELPKGVYSKDVILYVLSQIGVSGATDKVLEFAGSTIDELEVEDRATITNMAVEAGATVGIINPDQKVFDYLSKRTNKKFDPVSSDPDAEYSQVHCFEVSSLEPLVGVPPLPSNGKPVGELKGVKIDQAVVGSCTNGRIQDLREAAKILKGRKVAPFVRMIVIPATTSIWKQALKEGLFDIFTEAGAAVSTPTCGPCLGAHMGVLAAGEVAIASTNRNFVGRMGSPKSSVYIASPATVAASAVRGEITDPREFL
- a CDS encoding 2-isopropylmalate synthase, which gives rise to MKEQGDRRRVMIFDTTLRDGEQSPGASLTDREKLMIAKQLARLGVDVIEAGFPIASQGDFEAVKLIAENVKGPVICGLARANDADIDRCWEAVKNAYRPRIHTFIATSPIHREKKLKKSKEEILKLAVAAVKRARSYCDDVEFSPEDATRTEIDYLAEVLKAVIDAGATVVNIPDTVGYAEPGEFGNMIRELFERVPEMKEVTVSVHCHNDLGNAVANSLAAVKNGATQVECCINGIGERAGNASTEEVVMNLVTRKDYFNVEVGVNTKEIYRTSKMVSSLTGLEIPRNKAVVGENAFAHEAGIHQHGVLCSRETYEIMTPAMVGWSGESLVIGKHSGKHAITALLKEEGYTLTDEQINEITARVKELADKQKFVEKDDVIAIANDVIHRLSEKEQVIRLEEFIVATGNGFTPTASVKLSIEGETKMGVGTGVGSVDALSHAIQSVIDPSLRLVDFHIKAITGGTDALADVSIKLADKDGNIFSARAVNEDVVRASAMAMLKGANKALSFQRNEKGGER
- a CDS encoding 3-isopropylmalate dehydrogenase, which translates into the protein MRKHRIALIPGDGIGPEVIAEGVKVIEAAGEVHNFEVEYITYDIGADRYLATGELMTEETLKEIGERCEAIYLGAVGDPRVKPGILEKEILLKTRFYFDQYVNLRPIKLLKGVWSPLKDKGPADIDFTVVRENTEDFYVGLGKRTKEGKSHHHLELLRSLYKLRLGVDVELDGSDIAYQIGITSKRGAERIIRYAFELAKKEKAEVVHVVDKANVLTEMYGLWREMVAEVGASYPEIKYEFIYVDAMAMWLVREPERFKVVLTPNMFGDIITDLGAMLQGGLGLAPGGNINPDGVSMFEPIHGSAPELKGTNTANPLATIWAGALMLAEIGEEKSKNLIVKAIERVIEEGKVRTRDMGGSNTTSEVGDAVADKVRELGEM